One part of the Natronorubrum sediminis genome encodes these proteins:
- a CDS encoding helix-turn-helix domain-containing protein: MAAEATFTIPAAQFPLGTVFDRLPSVTVEFERIIPAQDVVVPYFWVRGTTVDDVADSFAEHPGVEDIRFVDSVDDQHLLRVEWALEYDGVLRALSEGNVALIEAVGTSDQWTFETRADSRQDISDFQNRCREYDVPIRLMKLHALTPLESDIKGTLTDTQLETLVLAYDRGYFNSPRDVTMAELGAELGISQQAVASRIRRGLDQLLETALADVISNE, encoded by the coding sequence ATGGCAGCTGAGGCGACGTTTACGATTCCGGCAGCGCAGTTTCCACTTGGGACGGTTTTCGATCGACTGCCGAGTGTTACGGTCGAATTCGAGCGAATTATTCCTGCACAGGACGTCGTAGTCCCGTACTTCTGGGTCCGCGGGACGACGGTCGACGACGTGGCGGATTCGTTCGCGGAGCACCCGGGAGTCGAGGACATTCGATTCGTCGATTCCGTCGACGACCAACACCTCCTGCGCGTCGAGTGGGCGCTCGAGTACGACGGCGTATTGCGTGCACTCTCGGAGGGGAACGTGGCACTCATTGAAGCCGTCGGAACGAGCGACCAGTGGACGTTCGAAACTCGCGCCGACAGTCGACAGGATATCTCCGATTTCCAGAACCGATGTCGGGAGTACGACGTCCCGATTCGACTGATGAAGCTACACGCGCTCACGCCACTCGAGTCCGATATCAAAGGGACACTCACGGACACACAACTAGAGACGCTGGTGCTCGCGTACGACCGCGGATACTTCAACTCACCTCGCGACGTGACGATGGCGGAACTCGGAGCCGAACTCGGCATCTCACAGCAAGCCGTGGCGTCTCGCATTCGGCGTGGTCTCGATCAACTCCTCGAGACGGCGCTCGCTGACGTCATTTCGAACGAGTAA
- a CDS encoding DUF7344 domain-containing protein: MGGTRITVDTIFELCRSRHRRLVLAKLSNRSRPMTVDELTAVLVEHERTQSTHPPSMTESDYVSLSLHHVHLPKLAAHDLIEYECTDGHLEPTATFEQHKSKITAVIDATESTFDAPPDSS, encoded by the coding sequence ATGGGTGGAACGCGGATTACTGTTGACACCATATTCGAATTGTGTCGAAGTAGACACCGCCGTCTCGTTCTCGCGAAATTGTCGAATCGATCTCGACCGATGACGGTCGACGAACTCACTGCAGTACTCGTCGAACACGAGCGAACGCAATCGACCCACCCACCATCGATGACTGAATCTGATTACGTTTCGCTGTCACTTCATCACGTCCACCTCCCGAAACTAGCCGCACACGACCTCATCGAATACGAGTGCACCGACGGGCATCTCGAGCCGACAGCCACGTTCGAACAGCACAAATCTAAGATAACTGCCGTCATCGACGCGACCGAGTCGACGTTCGACGCCCCGCCAGATAGCTCGTAA
- a CDS encoding ion channel: MEWLYLALGVVVLVAVVVDILWTTLWVDGGSGPLSARLTTWTWRGLRRVSSDHPLGLSLAGPLILALTLAMWIALLWLGWTLLFAGDETALISTHTGEPADWSGRFYYVAYTMFTNGNGDYTPTAGEWEITSSLTTATGMAFVTLGVSYILTVLGAVSEKRSFASDVTGLGERSEAFVRAGWTDEDEFSGLDLPLESLSAQLSVLADQHKAYPILHYYHSERPSRASAMAVPIFDEALTIFRHGVSEERQPNPTLVENARSSVDSYLDTLDTAFIDPADEVPPPPALERVHEEEIPTATDAEFESALDELSMRRRKLLGVVRADAWYWPPLEEES, encoded by the coding sequence ATGGAGTGGCTGTATCTGGCTCTGGGAGTGGTCGTGCTCGTCGCTGTGGTCGTCGATATTCTCTGGACGACGCTCTGGGTCGACGGTGGATCCGGTCCTCTCTCAGCGCGGTTGACCACGTGGACCTGGCGTGGTCTCCGTCGGGTGAGCAGTGATCACCCACTGGGGTTGAGTCTCGCCGGCCCGTTGATCCTCGCGTTGACACTCGCGATGTGGATCGCGTTACTGTGGCTCGGATGGACGTTGCTCTTCGCCGGTGACGAAACCGCACTCATCAGCACCCACACCGGCGAGCCAGCGGACTGGTCAGGACGGTTCTACTACGTCGCGTACACGATGTTTACGAACGGGAACGGCGATTACACCCCGACGGCAGGCGAGTGGGAAATCACGAGTTCGCTGACGACCGCGACGGGGATGGCGTTCGTCACGCTCGGCGTCTCTTACATCCTCACCGTGCTCGGTGCCGTCTCCGAAAAACGCTCGTTCGCGAGCGACGTCACCGGCCTCGGCGAGCGAAGCGAAGCCTTCGTTCGCGCCGGGTGGACCGACGAGGACGAATTTTCCGGACTCGACTTGCCACTCGAGTCGCTGTCGGCCCAACTCTCCGTCCTCGCTGACCAGCACAAGGCGTACCCAATTCTCCACTATTATCACAGCGAACGGCCCTCTCGAGCCTCTGCGATGGCCGTCCCCATCTTCGACGAGGCGCTGACCATCTTTCGCCACGGTGTGAGCGAGGAACGACAGCCCAATCCGACGTTAGTCGAGAACGCTCGCTCGAGCGTCGATAGCTACCTCGATACGCTCGATACGGCGTTTATCGACCCCGCTGACGAGGTGCCCCCACCTCCTGCCCTCGAGCGCGTTCACGAAGAGGAGATTCCGACCGCCACCGACGCCGAGTTCGAGTCGGCCCTCGATGAGCTCTCTATGCGCCGTCGAAAGCTCCTCGGCGTGGTCCGCGCCGATGCGTGGTACTGGCCGCCACTCGAGGAAGAATCGTGA
- a CDS encoding DNA topoisomerase VI subunit B: MTSFQSTLEDEEGIAEELAESQQAISIAEFFEKNKHMLGFDSGARGLVTAVKEAVDNALDAAEEAGILPDIYVEIEEAGDYYRLIVEDNGPGITKESLPKVFGKLLYGSRFHAREQSRGQQGIGISAAVLYSQLTSGKPAKITSRPQGASDAQYFELIVDTDSNEPEISVDETTSWDRPHGTRIELEMEGNMRARSQLHDYIKHTAVVNPHARLELREPQEHFKFERATDQLPEETEEIRPHPHGVELGTVMKMLSATDSQTASGFLQEEFTRVGKKTAESVIDEFRDRHYGREMRWRPPAGHESIDIEAAITEATANKGADATAAFAEQIATGVGDTDRIAHHELHEVVETAADTVADEHGTTFGDTVRENALEVVWNALIDAREDDSDGEDIEDDDAQSRLVADLYELTDDATSTRKDDEVIHAFGERLAAKFEDEHADRENVRHRLSRRDLRDHVDRAAELTEEYDDVTFGDTARENVTEAIWDLMVTVPDDPPLVREFNGDRDATSDLVEGMRATDIMAPPTRCLAPITEDLISAGLEKEFDADFYSSATRDAEVHGGDPFIVEAGIAYGGDLEAEGSVDVMRFANRVPLVYQRGACATTDVVKAIGWRNYGLDHPGGSGLPNGPAVIMVHVASTNVPFTSESKDAVANVPEMEDEIELAIREAARELKSYLNKRRSMEQRRKKQNVLGKILPEMATKVAEVTGRNEPDIDDAIARIMNNVLVERSVSENGTSNTVSVTIENNSNTSESLEVTEIVTAEPTTIPDDANVVEMDGEWFLKWEPDVSSGEEATLEYEVADDAAFDLDVKGVEAEKLTVSDQ, encoded by the coding sequence ATGACGTCGTTTCAGTCGACACTCGAGGACGAGGAGGGGATCGCCGAGGAGCTGGCCGAGAGCCAGCAGGCGATCTCGATCGCCGAGTTCTTCGAGAAGAACAAGCACATGCTCGGCTTCGACAGCGGCGCTCGAGGCCTCGTCACGGCCGTCAAAGAAGCCGTCGACAACGCCTTGGACGCCGCCGAAGAGGCGGGTATTCTCCCGGATATCTACGTCGAAATCGAGGAAGCGGGCGACTACTATCGGTTGATCGTCGAAGACAACGGCCCCGGAATTACGAAAGAATCGCTCCCCAAAGTGTTCGGGAAGCTCCTCTACGGGTCTCGTTTCCACGCTCGCGAACAATCCCGGGGACAACAGGGGATCGGGATCTCTGCGGCCGTGCTCTACTCTCAACTCACCAGTGGCAAACCGGCGAAGATCACGAGTCGGCCACAGGGGGCGAGTGACGCCCAGTACTTCGAACTCATCGTCGACACCGACTCGAACGAACCCGAGATCAGCGTCGACGAGACCACCTCCTGGGACCGCCCCCACGGCACCCGGATCGAACTCGAGATGGAGGGGAACATGCGCGCCCGCAGCCAGCTCCACGACTACATCAAGCACACCGCCGTTGTGAACCCCCACGCGCGTCTCGAACTGCGCGAGCCACAGGAACACTTCAAGTTCGAGCGGGCGACGGACCAACTCCCCGAGGAAACAGAGGAGATTCGCCCGCACCCCCACGGGGTTGAACTCGGTACCGTGATGAAGATGCTGTCGGCGACCGACTCGCAGACGGCTTCCGGCTTCCTCCAAGAAGAGTTCACCCGCGTCGGCAAGAAGACCGCCGAGTCGGTCATCGACGAGTTCCGGGACCGACACTACGGCCGAGAAATGCGCTGGCGTCCGCCTGCCGGCCACGAATCGATCGATATCGAAGCGGCGATCACCGAGGCGACGGCGAACAAAGGTGCCGACGCGACGGCCGCGTTCGCCGAACAGATCGCAACCGGCGTCGGTGATACCGACCGAATCGCCCACCACGAACTGCACGAGGTCGTCGAGACGGCCGCCGATACCGTCGCGGACGAACACGGAACGACGTTCGGTGACACCGTTCGCGAGAACGCCCTCGAGGTCGTCTGGAACGCACTGATCGACGCCCGCGAGGACGACTCTGACGGTGAAGATATCGAGGACGACGACGCTCAGTCGCGACTCGTCGCGGACCTGTACGAACTCACCGACGACGCGACGAGTACGCGAAAAGACGACGAAGTGATTCACGCCTTCGGCGAACGCCTCGCCGCGAAGTTCGAGGACGAACACGCAGACCGCGAGAACGTCCGACACCGCCTTTCCCGACGCGACCTTCGCGACCACGTCGATCGTGCTGCGGAACTCACCGAAGAGTACGACGATGTCACCTTCGGCGACACTGCACGCGAGAACGTGACCGAGGCTATCTGGGATCTCATGGTCACCGTTCCGGACGACCCGCCGCTCGTCCGCGAATTCAACGGCGACCGCGATGCGACCAGCGACCTCGTGGAGGGCATGCGCGCGACCGACATCATGGCTCCGCCCACTCGCTGTCTCGCTCCGATCACGGAGGATCTCATCTCTGCCGGCCTTGAGAAGGAGTTCGACGCCGACTTCTACTCCTCTGCGACTCGAGACGCCGAAGTTCACGGCGGTGACCCGTTCATCGTCGAAGCTGGGATCGCCTACGGCGGCGACCTCGAGGCCGAAGGAAGCGTGGACGTCATGCGGTTTGCGAACCGCGTCCCGCTGGTTTATCAACGCGGTGCCTGTGCGACGACCGACGTCGTCAAAGCTATCGGGTGGCGAAATTACGGACTCGACCATCCCGGCGGCTCCGGCCTGCCAAACGGTCCGGCCGTCATCATGGTCCACGTCGCCTCGACGAACGTTCCGTTCACGAGCGAGTCGAAAGACGCCGTCGCGAATGTTCCCGAGATGGAAGACGAGATCGAGTTGGCGATTCGCGAAGCCGCACGCGAACTCAAGAGTTACCTCAACAAACGCCGCTCGATGGAACAACGCCGGAAGAAGCAGAACGTCCTCGGCAAGATTCTGCCCGAGATGGCGACGAAGGTCGCCGAGGTAACCGGCCGCAACGAACCCGATATCGACGACGCCATCGCCCGAATCATGAACAACGTCCTCGTCGAGCGCTCGGTGAGCGAAAACGGAACCAGTAACACCGTCTCGGTCACCATCGAGAACAACTCGAATACGAGCGAATCGCTCGAGGTCACCGAAATCGTGACCGCAGAGCCGACGACCATTCCCGACGACGCCAACGTCGTCGAAATGGACGGTGAATGGTTCCTCAAGTGGGAACCGGATGTCTCGAGCGGAGAGGAAGCGACACTCGAGTACGAAGTGGCCGACGACGCAGCGTTCGACCTCGACGTAAAGGGTGTCGAAGCGGAGAAACTGACGGTGAGTGACCAATGA
- a CDS encoding DNA topoisomerase IV subunit A yields the protein MSADSDEQAREQLIDLAAQFYDQFELGEIPHMSVPTRTKNNIEYSEAEDVWVYGDRESTRSANSVRGARKLLKAVYTIEFLANQLEQDRSSTLRELYYLSESWDNKEAQFNDQDESNGLIEDLEIVSGVTREDFHMRPEESGATIMGPLHLREQTRRGEREIHCQKDVGEGGYQIPNNPDTIEFLNSEADFILAVETGGMRDRLVENGFDDEYNALIVHLKGQPARATRRIIKRLHDELGIPVTVFADGDPWSYRIYGSVAYGSIKSAHLSEYLATPEAEYIGIQPADIVEYELPTDPLSDSDINALESELEDPRFQTDYWEEQIELQLEIGKKSEQQSLAARGLDFVTETYLPERLDEMGVI from the coding sequence ATGAGCGCAGATTCCGACGAGCAAGCACGAGAGCAGTTGATCGACCTCGCAGCACAGTTTTACGACCAGTTCGAACTGGGCGAGATCCCCCACATGTCCGTCCCGACGCGGACGAAGAACAACATCGAGTACAGCGAAGCGGAGGACGTCTGGGTGTACGGCGACCGCGAATCGACACGGTCGGCAAACTCCGTCCGCGGGGCCCGAAAGCTGCTCAAGGCCGTCTACACCATCGAGTTCCTCGCGAACCAACTCGAGCAAGATCGGTCTTCCACCCTGCGTGAGTTGTACTATCTCTCTGAAAGCTGGGACAACAAGGAAGCCCAGTTCAACGATCAAGACGAGTCCAACGGGCTGATCGAGGACTTAGAGATCGTCTCCGGCGTCACTCGTGAGGACTTTCACATGCGCCCGGAGGAATCCGGCGCGACGATCATGGGTCCGCTTCACCTTCGCGAGCAAACTCGCCGCGGCGAACGCGAGATTCACTGCCAGAAAGACGTTGGCGAAGGTGGGTATCAGATCCCGAACAACCCGGACACGATCGAATTCCTGAATTCTGAGGCCGATTTCATCCTGGCGGTCGAGACGGGTGGTATGCGCGACCGACTCGTCGAAAACGGCTTCGACGACGAGTATAACGCCCTCATCGTCCACCTCAAGGGACAGCCCGCCCGTGCAACTCGTCGGATCATCAAGCGACTCCACGACGAACTCGGCATTCCAGTCACCGTCTTCGCCGACGGTGACCCGTGGTCGTATCGAATCTACGGCTCAGTCGCCTACGGGTCGATCAAATCGGCTCACCTCTCAGAATACCTCGCAACCCCTGAAGCCGAGTACATCGGCATCCAACCCGCCGACATCGTCGAGTACGAACTCCCGACCGACCCGCTCAGTGACTCCGACATCAACGCCCTCGAGAGCGAACTCGAGGACCCACGATTCCAGACCGACTACTGGGAAGAACAGATCGAACTCCAACTCGAAATTGGGAAGAAGTCCGAACAGCAGTCGCTCGCTGCTCGCGGCCTCGACTTCGTGACGGAGACGTACCTTCCCGAGCGACTCGACGAGATGGGCGTCATCTAA
- a CDS encoding MBL fold metallo-hydrolase, which translates to MTVEFGAVTVDWYGLATIRLEGRTGTVIYIDPGPEAYGTLEGHEPNDGDLVLVSHDHHYDSDSIRRVAHENAIVVVHESIDATELDREVEQPEELPYEVERVRADESFILGPLDLFTTPAYNDPDGPHVDEHGDPYHPEGRGCGFAVTIDGVTAFWPGDTDALESHETLDVDLFMPPVGGTFTMDRHEAAALAETLEPDLVLPVHYDTFEAIEIDADAFVVDVANRGVPVVLDDPENC; encoded by the coding sequence ATGACCGTTGAATTCGGTGCAGTGACCGTCGACTGGTACGGTCTCGCCACGATCCGGCTGGAGGGTCGGACGGGGACCGTGATCTACATCGATCCCGGACCCGAGGCGTATGGAACGCTCGAGGGCCACGAACCGAACGATGGCGACCTCGTCCTCGTCAGTCACGACCATCACTACGATTCCGACTCGATCCGACGGGTAGCCCACGAAAACGCGATCGTCGTCGTCCACGAATCTATCGACGCGACGGAACTCGATCGGGAGGTCGAACAGCCAGAGGAGTTACCGTACGAAGTCGAACGCGTCCGCGCGGACGAATCGTTCATCCTCGGGCCGCTCGATTTGTTCACGACGCCGGCGTACAACGATCCTGACGGGCCCCACGTCGACGAACACGGCGACCCGTATCACCCCGAGGGACGAGGGTGTGGCTTCGCGGTCACCATCGACGGTGTCACCGCGTTCTGGCCGGGTGACACCGACGCCCTCGAGAGCCACGAGACGCTTGACGTCGACCTCTTCATGCCACCCGTTGGGGGGACGTTCACGATGGATCGCCACGAGGCTGCAGCACTCGCAGAAACACTCGAGCCGGATCTCGTTCTCCCGGTGCACTACGACACGTTCGAGGCGATCGAGATCGACGCGGACGCGTTCGTCGTCGACGTCGCGAATCGTGGTGTCCCGGTCGTGCTCGACGATCCAGAGAATTGCTGA
- a CDS encoding fumarylacetoacetate hydrolase family protein has product MKYVRFRDPAGAIRRGEYDDGTVHFADESYGLEDEAIDILPPSEPSKVVCIGRNYADHADEMGSDVPDRPLLFLKPPNTLASYGDTVTVPAGKERIDHEAELGVVIGEQCRHVSEADAMDVVEGFTCVNDVSNRDDQRQEQNWVRGKAFDGAAPIGPVLATPEEVPADAAVRSRINGELKQDGSRAQLIFSIPELIAEITTYMTLEPGDVIATGTPEGVGPLEDGDTVEIEVEGVGTLEHSVRVP; this is encoded by the coding sequence ATGAAATACGTCCGATTCCGTGATCCGGCCGGCGCAATCCGCCGCGGCGAGTACGACGACGGCACCGTTCACTTCGCAGACGAGAGTTACGGCCTCGAGGACGAGGCAATTGACATCCTCCCACCGAGTGAGCCCTCGAAGGTCGTCTGTATCGGTCGGAACTACGCGGACCACGCAGACGAAATGGGCTCCGACGTTCCCGATCGGCCGTTGTTGTTCTTGAAGCCACCGAACACACTGGCGAGTTACGGTGACACCGTCACCGTCCCCGCCGGAAAGGAGCGAATCGATCACGAAGCCGAACTCGGCGTCGTCATCGGCGAGCAATGTCGCCACGTTTCCGAAGCGGACGCGATGGACGTCGTCGAGGGCTTCACCTGCGTCAACGACGTCTCGAACCGGGACGATCAACGCCAGGAGCAAAACTGGGTCCGCGGGAAAGCGTTCGACGGCGCTGCACCGATCGGCCCGGTGTTGGCCACGCCCGAGGAAGTTCCCGCGGACGCGGCAGTCCGTTCGCGAATCAACGGCGAACTCAAACAGGACGGCTCGCGCGCACAGCTGATCTTCTCCATTCCGGAACTCATCGCAGAGATTACGACGTACATGACCCTCGAGCCCGGAGACGTCATCGCGACCGGAACGCCGGAAGGCGTCGGCCCACTCGAGGACGGCGATACCGTCGAAATCGAAGTCGAAGGCGTCGGGACGCTCGAGCACAGCGTTCGCGTCCCCTGA
- a CDS encoding type IV pilin N-terminal domain-containing protein produces MGRFRLSTDERALSPVIGTVLMIGITVTLMAMVGAVVLQGTPAEANSEMEVVYQEEHDGDNTLLQVGVASGEGELDLVAGNEDVCDWDGPMNVETGDTVTMTCSESDLPVADSVSVIHDGGQSEVVDEIDIEGNAPEFLTSLSTETSFQNGQYTIEATGQVENNGNAPGEQDVVLEVVDEKSETETVILDEGQTGYLDIEWEAPIGQADDQTVQIQSEDDSETSNIAFGEFVITDVETPDETFEGEPTEIEAEIENTGGETDVQDIEFEITNEGGNSDETVDTHHDLELGAGESESVTFEWEPAEENNERTYSSVVSTEDNHQPGNPIHVDTVPVPKFDSVTAEATEDHNPEPNDPPSVVEFEHDIESEPADIDIEFAVDVNKDGNTETESVTETDETVVIELDVDGHVDDYPAEVTATVGETECTATIDENDGVVDVC; encoded by the coding sequence ATGGGACGGTTTCGCCTTTCTACGGACGAGCGGGCTCTTTCGCCGGTTATCGGGACGGTGCTTATGATCGGTATTACAGTGACGCTAATGGCGATGGTTGGGGCCGTCGTCTTGCAGGGGACACCGGCTGAAGCGAATTCGGAAATGGAAGTCGTTTACCAAGAAGAGCACGACGGCGATAATACGCTGCTACAGGTTGGTGTGGCGTCAGGCGAGGGAGAACTTGACCTAGTCGCAGGTAATGAAGACGTTTGTGACTGGGACGGCCCGATGAACGTCGAAACAGGAGACACTGTTACTATGACGTGTTCTGAAAGCGATCTACCAGTAGCTGACTCCGTTTCTGTCATTCACGATGGTGGACAGTCGGAAGTTGTCGACGAGATTGATATCGAAGGGAATGCGCCGGAGTTCTTGACTAGTCTCAGTACAGAGACGAGTTTTCAAAATGGCCAGTACACAATAGAAGCCACCGGACAAGTCGAGAACAACGGCAATGCACCAGGGGAACAAGATGTTGTGCTTGAAGTCGTCGACGAAAAATCAGAAACTGAGACCGTTATTCTTGACGAAGGGCAGACTGGATACCTAGACATAGAATGGGAAGCTCCAATCGGCCAGGCAGACGACCAAACTGTCCAGATCCAGAGTGAAGACGACTCTGAAACCTCGAATATCGCGTTTGGTGAGTTCGTTATCACCGACGTAGAGACACCAGACGAAACCTTCGAAGGTGAACCGACAGAAATTGAAGCCGAAATTGAAAATACAGGTGGAGAAACCGACGTGCAAGATATTGAGTTTGAAATCACCAACGAAGGGGGTAATAGCGATGAAACCGTTGACACCCACCACGATCTTGAACTCGGCGCAGGTGAATCCGAGTCGGTGACATTCGAGTGGGAACCAGCGGAGGAAAATAACGAACGAACGTATTCGTCAGTTGTTAGTACTGAGGACAATCACCAACCAGGTAACCCAATTCACGTTGATACGGTTCCGGTACCAAAGTTCGACAGCGTGACAGCAGAGGCCACTGAAGACCATAATCCGGAGCCCAACGATCCACCTAGTGTAGTGGAATTTGAGCACGATATCGAAAGTGAGCCCGCCGATATCGATATTGAGTTCGCTGTAGATGTTAATAAAGACGGTAATACGGAAACTGAGTCAGTAACGGAGACTGATGAAACAGTTGTAATTGAACTCGATGTCGACGGTCATGTTGACGATTATCCTGCAGAAGTCACAGCGACCGTCGGTGAAACGGAGTGTACAGCGACGATCGACGAAAACGACGGTGTCGTCGACGTTTGCTAA
- a CDS encoding DUF309 domain-containing protein: MDDHTSDPSVAPPSGNTVPTGWDTAEGRWEHATLRQATVHGVRLFNAGAYHESHDCFELEWYNYGRGTTESAFCHGMVQVAAGAYKHVDFQNDDGMRSLFRTALQYLQHTPRDFYGVDVLDVRTAITNALEEPERIDDWQIRLDGDEPTARAIDFEYVQELEE; encoded by the coding sequence ATGGACGACCACACCAGCGATCCCTCGGTGGCTCCACCGTCCGGGAATACCGTTCCAACTGGTTGGGACACCGCCGAGGGACGCTGGGAGCACGCGACGCTTCGCCAGGCGACTGTCCACGGCGTTCGACTGTTCAACGCCGGCGCGTACCACGAGAGTCACGATTGCTTCGAACTCGAGTGGTACAATTACGGCCGCGGAACGACCGAAAGCGCGTTTTGCCACGGAATGGTTCAAGTTGCCGCTGGCGCGTACAAGCACGTCGACTTTCAAAACGACGACGGCATGCGCTCACTCTTTCGAACGGCGTTGCAGTATCTCCAGCATACTCCGCGCGATTTCTACGGCGTCGACGTACTCGACGTTCGAACGGCGATTACGAACGCACTCGAAGAACCCGAGCGAATCGACGACTGGCAGATCCGTCTCGACGGCGACGAACCGACCGCTCGAGCGATCGATTTCGAGTACGTGCAGGAACTCGAAGAGTGA
- a CDS encoding M14 family metallopeptidase gives MNVAQLGSGTPEIAVVAGVHGDEPCGVRAVKRLLEERPTVSQPIKLIVANEKALERQVRFVDEDLNRAFPGDTDAATHEGRLAARLVEELDGCLTFSMHSTQSHAEPFAIVNEVTDRARELVPQLPVAAMVETSNFAEGRLFSEIDTIEVECGLQGSETAAQNADRLMRAFLTAVGALPGDTIHRELPIYRLTDVIRKERAETYEVFVDNFTEVKPGDPFAAADGNRQVAEEAFYPILMSSNGYRNVFGYAAEKLETVSSQSTAE, from the coding sequence ATGAACGTTGCACAGCTCGGGTCGGGAACGCCTGAGATTGCTGTCGTTGCAGGTGTTCACGGAGACGAGCCATGTGGTGTTCGGGCCGTCAAGCGATTGCTCGAGGAGCGTCCGACCGTTTCGCAGCCGATCAAACTCATCGTGGCGAACGAAAAGGCACTCGAGCGACAGGTCCGATTCGTCGATGAAGACCTGAATCGAGCGTTTCCGGGGGATACAGACGCGGCAACCCACGAGGGTCGCCTCGCTGCTCGGCTGGTCGAAGAACTCGATGGCTGTCTGACCTTTTCGATGCACTCGACGCAGAGTCACGCCGAACCGTTCGCGATCGTCAACGAGGTGACCGACCGAGCGCGTGAACTCGTGCCGCAGTTGCCGGTCGCAGCGATGGTCGAGACGAGCAACTTTGCGGAGGGGCGGCTCTTCTCCGAAATCGATACGATCGAAGTCGAGTGTGGTCTTCAGGGATCCGAAACGGCGGCTCAGAACGCAGACCGACTGATGCGAGCGTTCCTCACTGCCGTCGGTGCGCTCCCGGGCGATACGATCCATCGAGAACTCCCAATCTATCGACTGACGGACGTTATTCGGAAGGAGCGAGCCGAGACCTACGAAGTCTTCGTCGACAACTTCACGGAAGTGAAGCCGGGCGATCCATTCGCCGCTGCCGACGGTAACCGACAGGTTGCAGAGGAGGCGTTCTATCCGATTCTCATGTCCTCGAACGGCTATCGGAACGTGTTCGGATACGCAGCAGAGAAACTCGAGACCGTGTCGTCTCAGTCGACTGCCGAGTAA
- a CDS encoding YeeE/YedE family protein produces the protein MSATLTIGLLAELFPNGISHYALGGLLVGLGVAVIYLGTGIAAGASTFLESTLSYGSNLSQFQQYRASRDWRVVFTLGIVAGAAVYALTFQSGLVSSGLQPGATTGELRDIGGITIWLTDVQPWRLFLGGILIGIGTRVGKGCTSGHGVCGVGSASSASFVGVATFLLIAIGTAQLVQAVGVSP, from the coding sequence ATGAGTGCAACACTCACTATCGGGTTGCTTGCGGAGCTGTTCCCGAACGGGATCAGCCACTACGCGCTCGGGGGGCTGTTAGTCGGACTCGGGGTTGCCGTCATTTACCTCGGAACGGGGATCGCTGCAGGAGCGAGTACGTTCCTGGAGTCGACGCTCTCCTACGGCTCGAACCTCTCCCAATTTCAACAATATCGCGCGTCGCGTGACTGGCGCGTCGTGTTCACACTCGGAATCGTCGCCGGTGCGGCCGTCTACGCATTGACGTTCCAGTCAGGTCTGGTTTCGAGTGGCTTGCAACCAGGTGCAACGACTGGTGAACTTCGTGACATCGGCGGGATTACGATCTGGTTGACTGACGTCCAGCCGTGGCGGCTGTTCCTCGGTGGCATTCTGATCGGGATCGGCACGCGCGTCGGGAAGGGCTGTACGTCGGGCCACGGCGTCTGTGGCGTCGGCTCTGCCTCGAGTGCGTCGTTTGTCGGCGTCGCGACGTTTCTCCTGATTGCGATTGGAACGGCACAGTTGGTGCAGGCCGTGGGGGTGAGCCCGTAA